The following is a genomic window from Nitrososphaerota archaeon.
CGCATGGAGCTCAGCGGCTTCGGCCCCGAACTCGGGGAGCTGGGACTTCGCTACCCTCAGCAGATCCGGGAGGCGCACTGCGGCGTCTTTGCCGGTGACAAGGAAGAGTATTCTGCCCGAGCCTCCGGAGAACTCGAGCCTCATCTCCACCGGGGCGCCTGTCTCGGCCAGGGTCTGGCTGAGGCGCTGGAACCTCAGCAGGGTCTCCTTCGGGTCGCTCTTCCTGGGGTCGAGATAGCGGAGGGGGACCTTGGTGAGCTCGACGCAGGGAACTGCTCCGGGGCTCTTCGGGCGCGAGGCGAACAGCTGAGAGGCAGGACCCCCGACCTTCTCGGCGGCGTCTCTGAGGATCCTAGGGAAGGCCCCCAGGGCCAGCAACGCCACCCCCAGCCCTCCGAATACGAGCGGGGAGAATGTGCCCCCCTCGACGACCGCGACCACGGAGAGGACGAGGAAGAAGGCACCCGCGCGGGCCATCCCCCTCGACGGGCCCAGGGCTGCGGGCCGGCTCTGCCTCTCTGACCACCACTTGTAGAGGAGGACCAGGAGAATCGGGACCCCGACCACCAGAGCCCCAACGTCCAAACACCAGAGGGCGAAGAGGAGCGCCAGGGCGTTGAGCTTCCACCCCATCAGGCGCCACCCGCCGGAGGTCCCCGAGTCATCGACTGTGAGGTCGTCCCCGAGTTATAATGACTGACGCACAACTTGTGCTCTCAAGTTGTGAACTTTTGCAGGAGCGCAGCCATGAGACGGCGAGGGGAGGTCAGACCGCTTTTCATAACACCCTCGGACCGGGTCTAGTTCATCCTCGGGACGAGGCATTCCCGGTGGAAGAGCAAACCCCATCCACGATAACCAAGCCAAGGTTATTCAACTACAAGACAAAGGCTAGTGATACAAATTGCCGATCGAGGTCAAGTACGAACCATTCAAGGAACTCGTCATCAAGGATCACACTTACGAGCCAAACGCCGAGAAACTTGCTTCACTGGTCGCGCCTGCGATTGCAGTTGGCGCCCAAGCATACCTCCAATGGGCTGATGGGGTGGTGTACGTCCCATCTACTGCTCCTCCTGACGTTCAGTACGACGAATTACTGGAGGGCAAAGTAATCTGGCTAGGAGTAACGTTCGCACCTATGCCCAAGTTCGCCTCACTAATCAAAGTCGGTGGAATCGAGGTCCCGGTCATCGACGTTTCGAAGAGTGAATTGAGCGTAGCCGCAGCCAAGTGGTTGAAGAACCAAATGCTCCAGGCGCATTGAATTCTCTGCGGCGCATAATGCCCTTGGTTTCCGACCGACCGTTCAAACGTATATCAGGCGTTAACCTTGACACACAACGACTCGCCTATCTTTCGGTAACCTAGCCGAGAGTAGATTCTTTGCGCTTCGGTGTTGCGTTGGTCTACATAAAGCACGGCAGACTCGGCTTTCTCCAACGCCTCCTTCGTAACGGCAGACGTGACCGCTGTTCCGTACCCTCTCCGCCTATAGCGGCTGTGAGTAATCACCCCTGACACGACCCACACCTCTGGCAGCCTGGCGTAGGCGTGACCGGTGGCTGCCAATTTTCCTTGCACGTCGTCGAAGGCCCCGAAGGCGACGTCGTTTGCGAGCGATTCCCTGCTCCTCCTTAGGACAGCTTCGGTAATCCTGAATCCGTCTGGCAGGACCAACCTTGCGTAATCAAGCGCATCTTTCGGAGTGAGTCGGACAACTGCAGGAGTTGAGGCAAGGAGATGCTCTTCGCCTCTGTGAACGACCATCACATCCTGAACGTTGGCGACCGGGTCGGAGAAGTTCCTGGTTATCGAAAGAAGGAATCTGGGATCTGAGTTGAGGTACAAGACCTTCCGCCTCCTCCGTTTCCATACCTTCTTGACGAAGAACCTCAGAAGATCGTTCGTTACGGGTTCTCCCAGTCCTCTCAACCAAACATCTACTGTCTGAGGAGTATTCAACACAGAAAGGTAGCCATCAATGGAGCCGTCAGACCCTATATGGACGAAAGTCTTCGAACCTTTGATGGAGTTGGTCAGCCGGTTCATCGCGTAGGCGTTCGGAAGCACGCCGTCTCTCCGAATGAAAGCAACTGCGTCGTCCTTGGCGCTCCTAACTACCCTGACGACATTCTGTTTCGTGCGGCACTAGCGCTCAGAGGGTTTGATAGATATTCCCGGCGGGGGCGCGATGAACCCTATGCACGGTTCTAACGGCTCGACTACGGCCTACCGTTTCCCTGAAGTCAAACAGATTCGGGGGCGTTTCTCTGCTTCATCCATCAGCAACTTCTCTGCGTTCTCGTACTCGTCTTTCATTCCCTTGAGCCTTGACGGGTCGTACGGGAAACAGATGGGGGCGTAGTCGAGGCCAGATTCTATGAACTCTTGCGACACATCATGGAATCCTTCAGCCTCGAAGAATCGGGCAAGCTCGGCGCAGGAAGGAAGGTCCAACTCCCACCCCATTCTCGTCCTCATCGAATAGAATGCTCGATACCCAGGGCACTCGGGGTCTGACAGGTCCGATTCGGCAACCGCCAAACACCCGCCCTTTCGGAGCACCCGGCTTGCCTCGCGGGTGAATCCCCTAATCTCTTCCACGCTTCCGAAGTTTCTGAGGGAGTGAACAGAGGCTACCAACTGGACGGATCCACGCCTGAGAGGAATCGAAGTTGCGCTAGCCCTGATTCCCGATATCCGTTGGGCGTGACCGAGGATGGCCGAAGTCTTCTTGAACTCGTTCCACCATCCTGTCCTGCCACCACCATCCATCAGGTCTAGGCTGGTCACCTCAGCTGACCTGGCTGCACACGCGAAACTGAAGAAGCCTTTCCCACAGCCGACGTCAAGCACCTGGGCGTCCTCTACCACGAGCCTATCTGCAATAAGGTTCCTTTCTGTGCCTATGTCAGAGGCATCGAATATGTCTCTCCACGTTCCCTCTTTCTTGAGGAACGCTTCCAGCGTACCGCTCCACGATTTCTTCCTTGAGGTGGGTTTCTTGTTCAGTTCGGGGAAGACCTGATCGGCAAGGATGCTCAGGGTCTGCGTGCTTTCAGGGACAGGTCTCAACGGGCAAACCCGGCAGCTCAACGAGAGTTAGACCTTTTCTCGGCAGAGGCGCAATTAACCACACGCACGGACGATACGGCCCAACTTCTTATCCTGTCCTTGCGAGTGTCACCCTATGGACGTCCTCTTCATATGCATAGGAAACATCAATCGCAGCCAGATAGCCGAAGCCATCTTCAACCGACTCTCGGTGTCAGGTCACGCGAAGAGTGCGGGCTTGAAGCCGAGACGGGCAGGCATTCTCTTGGCAAAAGAGCACAACAACCCCGTCGAGGTGATGAAGGGGGAAGGCTACGACCTCTCGAAGGCGAAAATCAAACGAGTGACAAGGAAGATGGTGGAAGCGGCTGACAAGACGGTACTTATCTGCAGGCGCGAGAACTTGGCCGAGGCACCAGACTTTCTCAAGGGGCGTCCCAATGTCGAGTTCTGGGACATGTGGAGCATAAGCGACGAGACGGCGCCCGTTCAGTATTCGGCCCTCGAGAGGAAGAGGATCAAACTGATAGAGGCTCACGTAAGAGACCTGATAAAGCGAAGCGAGTAGTTGTCCCAACGGAGGTGCAATGGACCCCACAACGGCTGTTTGGGGCACCCTTCCGCAGAGTTGGCGCGTATTCACAGTCTAGGTGCTAACAGTCCTTAAGTGGACGCGGAGGCACCAAGTATCGCTACATGGCAAGGAAGGTCACAGTCAACCTCTACATGACGCTCGACGGCTACGGGGAGTTCCCCAAGTATCCCGGCTCGGACTTCATCCCGAAGGACCCCGACGCGCAATTCACTGAGATGTGGGTCGACCGCTACGACAACGTCGACACGGTCGTGATGGGGCGCCGCTCGTTCGAAGGCCACCTGGCTGTCCACTCAGAAAAGGCGAGGAAACCGGATGACCCGTGGTACATGTTCGAATACTCCCGATGGCTCGACCGCGTCCAGAAGATTTGCCTGTCTCACACCCTCAAGGAGACCGACTGGCAGAATTCCAGGATAGTGTCGGGGGACCTGACCGAGATCATCAACAGCTTGAAGGCCGAGCCAGGCAAGGGCATTATCATAGAGGGCGGTCCTGCGCTGGCCCACGAAGCCATCCAGCGCGGACTGGCGGACGACTACCGGATGGTCGTAAGTCCGGTGATCCTCGGGAAGGGCAACCACTATTGGGGGACGATGGCGAATCAGCAGACCATGAAGCTGCTGTCCGTCAAATCACTGCCCTACGGGGAGCTGGTACTGCACTATGAAGCAGTCCGGTAAGACCAGGCCAAGAGACGCGCCAGCCCTGGGACGAGCTATTCCCACCGAAAGCGCGTTTCACCTACGCACGGTTAGAACCCTCGGCAAGCTGAAACGACCTCGACTGCAGGTGCATCGTATATAGGAGGGAATTCCACTCGGGGAACGGCGCTACCTTGAACGTCGACGAGTTCTACGGCCACATGTCCAACGCGTACGGCAGGAACCACTTCGGGGTCGATAAGCCGTTCCAGTTGATTCTGAGGCACTTCGCGGGCAGAGTCCTCGATCTCGGTCCTCTGGGGTCGTTCGCCGGAAAGGAGCTCTACGAGCTGGCAGACTACGTCGACAAAACAGCGAGGCCCAGGCTGGTGAACTGGAGCATCAACGGCGAGAGGGTCGACGGGGTCTGGCTCGACCAATCCGAGCGGCTCGCCCTGGAGAGGCTCTTCAAGGAGTTCGCTGTCAACAGGTCCCCTTACAGGGGAGGGTCCTGGTTCGACCACTACGCCGCGATATACCTGATCTCTGACCCTGGCATAGCCTGCATCCTGACGGTCACCAACCAGACCGCCTATGCCCTCTACAAGTACGGAGACGACGAGCAGAAGGAACTCGTCGGGGGGCTGATAGGCGAAGGGCAGATAAAATACGGCGCGACCTGGTTCACGGAACTCCAGGGAGGGAGCGACTTGGGCGCGAACCTGGTCGGGGCCCATCAGGAGAAAGGCACGTGGCGGATTGTCGGTGACACGAAGTACTTCGCCAGCGACGCAGGTCTGGCCGACTACGCTCTCGTTACGGCGCGGCCGCAGGGGGCGCCCGCCGGCGCGAAAGGGCTGGGGCTCTTCCTGGTGCCCCGGTACGACTCGGGGGGGAGGAGAAACTTCGATGTCAGGAGGCTGAAGGACAAGAGCGCGACCGCGAGCGTACCCACAGGGGAGGTCGAGTTCCACAGCTCGGAGGCGAAGCCCGTGGGAGACATTCGGAACGGTATCTACTACACGATGGAGAACCTGATGGTCTCACGGCTGGCGAACTCTTTCGGCGCCTTGGGTGTCGCCAGGAAGGCGTTCCTTGAGGCATACTACTACGCCCAGAAGAGGGCGGCCTTCGGGAAGCTCCTGGTAGAGCACCCCCTGGTCCAGAGGGACCTGCTGGACATGGAGGTATACATCGAGGGGTCGCTTGCCCTTGCGCTCAAAGCCGTCAGCCAGTTCGAGAGGTCCTGGAAGGAGTCTCCCCCGTACACCGATGCCTACCATTATGCGAGGCTCCTTACCCACATCACGAAGAACACGACGGCCGAGATGTCCGCCTATACGACCAAGATGGCGATGGAGCTCTTGGGAGGTCTCGGGTTCCTGAACGAATACCCAATCGAAAGGCTACATAGGGAGGCGCTCATCACGCCCATATGGGAAGGACCCAGCAACATCCAGGCCCTCGATATGCTCGAGGCCATCGCTAAGAAGGGCGCACACATGACGATGCTGGAAGACATGAAAGGCCTCCAAGGCGGATTCGTCGAGGGACGGGAGGTGGCCGCGCTCGCCTTGAAGGGGATG
Proteins encoded in this region:
- a CDS encoding acyl-CoA dehydrogenase family protein, which produces MSNAYGRNHFGVDKPFQLILRHFAGRVLDLGPLGSFAGKELYELADYVDKTARPRLVNWSINGERVDGVWLDQSERLALERLFKEFAVNRSPYRGGSWFDHYAAIYLISDPGIACILTVTNQTAYALYKYGDDEQKELVGGLIGEGQIKYGATWFTELQGGSDLGANLVGAHQEKGTWRIVGDTKYFASDAGLADYALVTARPQGAPAGAKGLGLFLVPRYDSGGRRNFDVRRLKDKSATASVPTGEVEFHSSEAKPVGDIRNGIYYTMENLMVSRLANSFGALGVARKAFLEAYYYAQKRAAFGKLLVEHPLVQRDLLDMEVYIEGSLALALKAVSQFERSWKESPPYTDAYHYARLLTHITKNTTAEMSAYTTKMAMELLGGLGFLNEYPIERLHREALITPIWEGPSNIQALDMLEAIAKKGAHMTMLEDMKGLQGGFVEGREVAALALKGMEEALASLSSSDDAAAQFFAKDALNTLGHGVATIMLLEVGKGLGLRRFITMARLYAHRFLEGKPYPAESLAVARKLFAVDELVQDV
- a CDS encoding dihydrofolate reductase family protein, with protein sequence MARKVTVNLYMTLDGYGEFPKYPGSDFIPKDPDAQFTEMWVDRYDNVDTVVMGRRSFEGHLAVHSEKARKPDDPWYMFEYSRWLDRVQKICLSHTLKETDWQNSRIVSGDLTEIINSLKAEPGKGIIIEGGPALAHEAIQRGLADDYRMVVSPVILGKGNHYWGTMANQQTMKLLSVKSLPYGELVLHYEAVR
- a CDS encoding class I SAM-dependent methyltransferase, which gives rise to MRPVPESTQTLSILADQVFPELNKKPTSRKKSWSGTLEAFLKKEGTWRDIFDASDIGTERNLIADRLVVEDAQVLDVGCGKGFFSFACAARSAEVTSLDLMDGGGRTGWWNEFKKTSAILGHAQRISGIRASATSIPLRRGSVQLVASVHSLRNFGSVEEIRGFTREASRVLRKGGCLAVAESDLSDPECPGYRAFYSMRTRMGWELDLPSCAELARFFEAEGFHDVSQEFIESGLDYAPICFPYDPSRLKGMKDEYENAEKLLMDEAEKRPRICLTSGKR
- a CDS encoding GNAT family N-acetyltransferase, with product MLPNAYAMNRLTNSIKGSKTFVHIGSDGSIDGYLSVLNTPQTVDVWLRGLGEPVTNDLLRFFVKKVWKRRRRKVLYLNSDPRFLLSITRNFSDPVANVQDVMVVHRGEEHLLASTPAVVRLTPKDALDYARLVLPDGFRITEAVLRRSRESLANDVAFGAFDDVQGKLAATGHAYARLPEVWVVSGVITHSRYRRRGYGTAVTSAVTKEALEKAESAVLYVDQRNTEAQRIYSRLGYRKIGESLCVKVNA